A section of the Virgibacillus sp. NKC19-3 genome encodes:
- a CDS encoding COX15/CtaA family protein: MIKILKWLSVISTIGMTFILLGGALVTKTDSGDGCGDSWPLCEGQFLPSAISPELVIELSHRLVSGTVGITVLALAIIAWKYIGHIREVKFLSLLSVFFLALQAFVGAAAVMWGQSDFVLAAHFGISLISFAAVFLLTLLIFEIDRKFDATSLFIQKKHRIEIYALTVYTLIVVYTGALVRHTEANLVCGDWPFCSNTSPFAFADYNFEQWVQMGHRLAAGILFIWTIALFIKMIKNYRQHRVMYWGWIAALGLIAAQVFFGAMIIFTRLNLGVALLHAFIISCFFGMLSYFILLSSRSSKYEKELPIKEDKPVSGK; encoded by the coding sequence ATGATTAAGATATTAAAATGGTTATCTGTTATCTCCACCATAGGAATGACATTCATTTTACTTGGTGGAGCTTTAGTTACAAAAACAGACTCTGGAGATGGATGTGGCGATAGTTGGCCATTATGTGAGGGGCAGTTTTTACCATCAGCAATTTCGCCTGAACTCGTCATTGAATTAAGTCATAGGTTGGTTAGTGGAACTGTTGGTATTACTGTTCTGGCTTTAGCTATTATTGCGTGGAAATATATTGGACATATTCGTGAAGTGAAATTCCTGTCTCTATTATCTGTTTTCTTTTTGGCTCTGCAAGCCTTTGTAGGAGCAGCTGCGGTAATGTGGGGACAATCTGACTTCGTTTTGGCTGCTCATTTCGGTATTTCGCTGATTTCATTTGCAGCGGTTTTTTTACTAACACTACTCATATTTGAAATCGACAGGAAGTTCGATGCTACATCTCTATTCATTCAAAAAAAACATCGAATCGAAATTTATGCTCTAACTGTATATACGTTGATAGTTGTTTATACTGGAGCTTTAGTACGGCATACCGAAGCAAATTTGGTTTGCGGAGATTGGCCTTTCTGCTCAAATACATCACCATTCGCTTTTGCAGATTATAATTTCGAGCAATGGGTACAGATGGGACATCGCTTAGCTGCGGGCATTCTTTTCATTTGGACGATTGCTTTATTTATAAAAATGATTAAAAATTATAGGCAGCACAGAGTAATGTATTGGGGATGGATTGCTGCATTAGGGTTGATTGCTGCACAGGTATTTTTTGGGGCTATGATTATTTTCACCAGATTAAATTTGGGAGTTGCCTTATTACATGCGTTTATCATCTCCTGCTTCTTTGGAATGCTGAGTTATTTCATTCTCCTATCGTCTAGAAGTTCTAAGTATGAAAAAGAACTGCCTATAAAAGAAGATAAGCCCGTTTCCGGAAAATAA
- the pyc gene encoding pyruvate carboxylase codes for MDELKQINKVLVANRGEIAIRVFRACTELDIRTVAIYSKEDSGSYHRYKADESYLIGEDKKPIDAYLDIEGIIKLAKSVGVDAIHPGYGFLSENIDFAKRCEEEGIIFIGPTSEHLNMFGDKVKAREQAVNADLPVIPGSDGPVHSASEVEAFGRKHGFPIIIKASLGGGGRGMRIVRSEEEIPEAYDRAKSEAKSAFGNDEIYLEKLIENPKHIEVQIIGDEEGNIVHLYERDCSVQRRHQKVVEVAPSLSLSDSRRMEICNAAVQLMKNVNYLNAGTVEFLVTDDAYYFIEVNPRVQVEHTITEMITGVDIVQTQLKIAAGRSLLDNSIGNLRQDKITVNGYAIQSRVTTEDPLNNFMPDTGRIMAYRTGGGFGVRLDAGDGFQGAEISPHYDSLLVKVSTWALTFEQAAQKMVRNLKEFRIRGIKTNIPFLENVILHDKFLSAQYNTTFIDETPELFVFPKRKDRGTKMLAYIGHTTVNGMEGVEKKEKPDFSALTVPKTDILTEIPNGSKQILDKRGPEGLAKWLKEQKEVMLTDTTFRDAHQSLLATRVRTKDLDRIAEPTARMLPNLFSVEMWGGATFDVAYRFLKEDPWDRLLKLREKMPNLLLQMLLRSNNAVGYKNYPDNVIQEFVEKSANAGIDIFRIFDSLNWVEGMQLAIESVRENKKIAEASMCYTGNILDIGRSKYDLSYYLNLAKQLEQSGAHILGIKDMAGLLKPEAAYQLISNLKETINIPIHLHTHDTSGNGIHTYFRAIDAGVDAVDVAASPMAGLTSQPSAQTLYHALEGGKRQPNIDVDAYEELSHYWEGIREYYKDFESGMKAPHTEIYLHEMPGGQYSNLKQQAKSVGLGDRWNEVKRMYRQVNDMFGDVVKVTPSSKVIGDMTLFMVQNNLTEDDIYERGESIDFPDSVVEFAQGYIGQPYQGFPEKLQRIILKGKEAIEVRPGELLDPVDFTQLKETLFTSLDRQVTSFDLISYALYPKVFMDHHKFCEMYGDMSVLNTPTFFYGMSLGEQIEVEIEQGKTLIVKLVSISEAKADGTRVVYFELNGQAREVVVTDESVKATVATTPKVDKSNDKHIGATMPGTVIEVISKKGDKVNKGDYLLTTEAMKMETTVQAPYEGVIKDIHVENGQSIAVDDLLIEFE; via the coding sequence ATGGATGAATTAAAACAGATAAACAAGGTATTGGTTGCTAATCGAGGAGAAATTGCTATTCGGGTATTCAGGGCTTGTACGGAACTTGATATTCGTACAGTTGCTATATATTCCAAAGAAGATTCAGGATCCTATCATCGCTATAAAGCAGATGAATCTTATTTGATAGGAGAAGATAAGAAGCCAATAGATGCTTACCTGGATATCGAAGGGATTATTAAACTAGCAAAAAGCGTGGGTGTAGATGCCATTCATCCGGGGTATGGATTTTTATCGGAAAATATCGATTTTGCAAAGCGCTGTGAAGAAGAAGGAATTATTTTTATCGGCCCCACAAGTGAGCATTTGAATATGTTTGGCGACAAAGTGAAGGCAAGGGAACAGGCTGTTAATGCTGATTTACCGGTAATACCTGGTAGTGATGGACCTGTTCATTCTGCTAGTGAAGTAGAAGCTTTTGGAAGAAAGCATGGTTTTCCAATTATTATTAAAGCATCCTTGGGTGGAGGCGGCCGTGGTATGCGGATCGTCCGTAGTGAAGAAGAAATCCCAGAGGCCTATGATCGGGCGAAATCAGAAGCAAAGTCAGCATTTGGCAATGACGAAATTTATCTGGAAAAATTAATTGAAAATCCAAAACATATCGAAGTTCAAATTATTGGTGATGAAGAAGGAAATATTGTTCACTTGTACGAAAGAGACTGTTCTGTACAACGCAGACATCAAAAGGTTGTAGAAGTTGCACCAAGTCTATCATTATCGGACAGTCGTCGAATGGAAATATGTAATGCTGCAGTACAATTAATGAAAAATGTAAACTATCTAAATGCTGGTACGGTTGAATTTTTAGTAACGGATGATGCCTATTATTTTATTGAGGTGAATCCACGTGTACAGGTGGAACACACGATTACAGAAATGATTACGGGTGTGGATATTGTTCAAACACAGCTGAAAATTGCTGCAGGGCGTAGTTTACTTGATAATTCAATCGGCAATTTAAGACAGGATAAGATCACTGTGAATGGGTATGCTATTCAATCTCGTGTCACAACAGAAGACCCATTAAACAATTTTATGCCTGACACAGGAAGAATAATGGCTTACCGGACAGGTGGCGGTTTTGGTGTTCGCTTGGATGCCGGAGATGGATTTCAGGGTGCAGAAATCTCCCCACATTACGATTCATTACTAGTTAAGGTTTCTACATGGGCACTAACATTTGAGCAAGCAGCACAAAAGATGGTCCGAAACTTAAAAGAATTCAGAATTCGCGGAATTAAAACGAATATACCTTTTCTAGAAAACGTTATCTTGCATGATAAATTTTTATCTGCGCAATACAATACGACGTTTATTGATGAAACTCCTGAGCTGTTCGTATTTCCAAAGCGCAAAGATCGCGGTACAAAAATGCTTGCATACATTGGTCATACAACAGTGAATGGTATGGAAGGGGTGGAAAAAAAGGAAAAACCCGATTTTTCAGCTCTTACTGTACCCAAGACAGACATTTTAACAGAAATTCCTAATGGTTCGAAGCAAATTTTAGATAAGCGAGGGCCGGAAGGATTAGCAAAATGGCTCAAGGAACAAAAGGAAGTCATGCTGACGGATACAACTTTTCGTGACGCCCATCAATCCTTATTAGCTACAAGGGTGAGAACGAAGGATTTGGATCGAATAGCTGAACCAACTGCCCGGATGTTACCGAATCTTTTCTCTGTGGAAATGTGGGGTGGAGCAACATTTGATGTGGCATACCGGTTTTTGAAAGAAGATCCATGGGACAGGTTATTAAAATTGCGTGAAAAAATGCCTAATCTTCTACTGCAAATGTTACTTAGGTCCAATAATGCTGTAGGTTATAAAAATTATCCCGATAATGTTATACAGGAATTTGTTGAAAAGAGTGCTAATGCAGGAATAGATATTTTCCGAATTTTTGATAGTCTAAATTGGGTTGAAGGAATGCAGCTGGCAATTGAATCTGTTAGAGAGAATAAAAAAATCGCTGAAGCTTCTATGTGTTACACAGGTAACATATTGGATATTGGCCGTTCGAAGTATGATTTGTCCTATTATTTAAATCTGGCAAAACAGCTTGAACAATCTGGCGCTCATATTCTGGGCATTAAGGATATGGCAGGCCTACTTAAGCCTGAGGCAGCATATCAGTTAATATCTAATTTAAAGGAAACAATAAATATACCTATTCATCTCCATACACATGACACAAGTGGTAATGGTATTCATACGTATTTCCGTGCAATTGATGCCGGAGTGGACGCAGTGGATGTCGCCGCAAGTCCAATGGCAGGCCTGACATCTCAACCTAGTGCACAGACATTATATCATGCTCTTGAAGGCGGCAAGCGGCAGCCAAACATTGATGTAGATGCCTACGAAGAACTTTCCCATTATTGGGAAGGGATAAGAGAGTATTATAAGGACTTTGAAAGTGGCATGAAAGCACCACATACTGAAATCTACTTACATGAAATGCCTGGTGGTCAATATAGTAATTTAAAGCAACAAGCTAAATCTGTAGGTCTGGGAGATCGATGGAATGAAGTGAAAAGAATGTATCGTCAGGTAAATGATATGTTCGGAGATGTTGTGAAGGTTACACCATCTTCCAAAGTTATAGGTGATATGACCCTATTTATGGTTCAAAACAATTTAACAGAAGATGATATCTATGAACGTGGGGAGTCAATAGATTTTCCGGATTCTGTTGTTGAATTTGCTCAAGGATATATTGGACAACCGTATCAAGGTTTTCCGGAAAAGTTACAACGAATTATTTTAAAAGGAAAAGAAGCAATTGAGGTACGGCCTGGTGAATTACTGGATCCAGTTGATTTCACCCAATTAAAAGAGACTTTATTTACTTCATTAGATCGTCAGGTAACAAGTTTTGACCTTATATCCTATGCATTATATCCGAAGGTCTTCATGGATCACCATAAATTTTGTGAAATGTATGGGGATATGTCCGTTCTGAATACACCGACATTTTTCTATGGTATGAGTTTGGGTGAGCAAATAGAAGTTGAAATCGAACAAGGGAAAACATTAATTGTAAAATTAGTTTCCATATCGGAAGCAAAAGCAGATGGAACCCGTGTCGTTTATTTTGAATTGAATGGTCAGGCCCGTGAAGTTGTCGTTACTGACGAGAGTGTTAAAGCAACGGTGGCAACAACACCTAAGGTTGATAAATCTAATGACAAACATATAGGCGCTACTATGCCTGGAACCGTAATCGAAGTAATTAGTAAAAAGGGAGATAAGGTAAATAAAGGAGATTATCTCCTCACAACTGAGGCGATGAAAATGGAAACAACCGTTCAAGCACCATACGAGGGTGTCATTAAAGACATCCATGTAGAAAATGGCCAGTCCATTGCAGTTGATGATTTATTAATTGAATTTGAATAA
- the ftsW gene encoding putative lipid II flippase FtsW → MIKRLKDYDFTLMITPILLTAFGLVMIYSASMVIAVVEGNESTYYLTRQASWFGTGMIGFVFCSIFPYRYYQRFMKIIIFCVILLLIGVLVIGININNAQSWFVIGPISLQPAEFAKLGLILYLASVYSKKQAYISEFNKGVLPPLILTGVILGLIVMQPDIGTAAIIFLIACTVIFSAGIRFKHLFILISIGVVIFAIAAPNMVTDIRIARFTGAFQPFQAPDSGGYQLIQSYLAIGGGGLTGEGLGQSVQKLGYLMEAHTDFIMAIIAEELGFIGVIIVIGLLATIVLRGIFISRKSRDSFGALLAIGISAMVGIQALINLGAISGLLPITGVPLPFVSYGGSSLLILLISMGILNNIAMSVKKQERESEAETEPENAQSISERNIFNARGGRTWMN, encoded by the coding sequence ATGATAAAGAGATTAAAAGATTATGACTTTACATTAATGATTACACCTATACTTTTAACAGCTTTTGGATTAGTCATGATCTATAGTGCAAGTATGGTAATTGCTGTTGTAGAAGGAAATGAAAGTACGTATTATCTCACCAGGCAAGCGTCTTGGTTTGGTACTGGTATGATAGGATTTGTATTTTGCAGTATCTTTCCATACAGATATTACCAGAGGTTCATGAAAATTATCATTTTCTGCGTAATTTTACTATTAATTGGTGTACTGGTTATCGGGATTAACATTAATAATGCGCAGTCATGGTTCGTGATTGGACCAATAAGTTTACAACCTGCTGAATTTGCAAAATTAGGCCTTATCCTTTATTTAGCTTCAGTTTATTCAAAAAAGCAAGCCTATATTAGTGAGTTCAATAAAGGTGTATTACCACCCTTAATTTTGACCGGGGTTATCTTGGGGTTAATCGTGATGCAGCCGGATATTGGAACAGCGGCGATTATCTTTCTTATAGCATGTACCGTGATTTTTAGTGCTGGAATTCGTTTTAAACACCTATTTATACTTATCTCTATAGGGGTAGTAATATTTGCAATTGCTGCTCCAAATATGGTTACAGATATTAGGATTGCAAGGTTTACAGGAGCCTTTCAGCCGTTTCAGGCGCCGGATTCAGGTGGTTATCAATTAATCCAATCTTACCTTGCTATCGGCGGTGGAGGATTGACTGGTGAAGGTCTTGGACAAAGTGTACAAAAGTTAGGTTATTTGATGGAAGCTCACACCGATTTTATTATGGCAATTATTGCAGAAGAACTAGGTTTTATAGGTGTGATCATCGTTATAGGATTGCTTGCTACAATTGTTTTACGAGGGATTTTTATCTCAAGAAAATCAAGAGATAGCTTTGGCGCCTTATTAGCGATAGGTATATCTGCAATGGTAGGAATACAAGCACTTATTAATCTTGGAGCAATAAGTGGACTCTTGCCAATTACAGGGGTTCCTTTACCATTTGTTAGTTATGGCGGGTCGTCCCTGCTTATATTACTGATTTCGATGGGGATATTAAATAACATTGCAATGTCAGTAAAGAAACAGGAACGGGAGTCAGAAGCAGAAACAGAACCAGAAAACGCACAATCTATATCTGAAAGAAATATATTTAATGCTAGAGGAGGAAGAACATGGATGAATTAA
- a CDS encoding YlaN family protein encodes MPEVTANYSEEAHALLKADADKILRLIEVQIENLTMPQCPVYEDVLDTQMFGLSREIDFAVRLNLISENEGKELLENLEMKLNILHEATQKSV; translated from the coding sequence ATGCCTGAGGTGACTGCAAATTATAGTGAAGAAGCCCATGCCCTTCTTAAGGCTGATGCTGATAAAATTTTACGCCTGATAGAAGTTCAAATTGAAAATTTAACAATGCCACAATGTCCTGTATATGAAGATGTGCTGGATACACAAATGTTTGGCCTCTCCCGGGAGATCGACTTTGCTGTGCGATTGAATTTGATCAGCGAAAATGAAGGTAAAGAACTTCTCGAAAATTTAGAGATGAAGCTAAATATACTGCATGAAGCAACGCAAAAGTCTGTGTGA
- a CDS encoding YhcN/YlaJ family sporulation lipoprotein, producing the protein MNVRIAILFLISVFIIAGCQQEEEPLANEQEQNNKITQVENSDPAERTNLNNSEIADHLANVASDVPNVHDSAAVVAGPYTVVGIDVDKDLDRSRVGTIKYSVTEALQHDPYGKTAVVVADADVMERIRGMGNKIRQGHPVDGVVDEVAAIVGRYMPEFPISEDQPQEPDQNKEIMPEEDKQQLEDIEEEQSHPEREGNNEKR; encoded by the coding sequence ATGAATGTACGAATAGCTATATTGTTTTTAATTAGTGTATTTATTATCGCTGGCTGCCAACAGGAAGAAGAACCTTTAGCAAATGAGCAAGAACAAAATAATAAAATAACACAAGTGGAAAACTCGGATCCAGCAGAAAGAACAAATTTAAATAATAGTGAAATCGCCGATCATTTAGCTAATGTAGCAAGTGATGTACCCAATGTCCATGATTCAGCAGCAGTTGTTGCAGGGCCTTACACAGTTGTAGGAATTGATGTTGACAAGGATTTAGATCGTTCTAGAGTTGGCACCATCAAATATTCTGTCACGGAAGCATTACAGCATGATCCATACGGGAAAACAGCAGTTGTCGTAGCGGATGCAGATGTGATGGAAAGAATTCGCGGTATGGGAAATAAAATAAGACAGGGTCATCCTGTCGATGGTGTTGTAGATGAAGTCGCTGCAATTGTAGGGAGGTATATGCCTGAATTTCCTATAAGTGAGGATCAGCCCCAGGAACCTGACCAGAACAAAGAGATCATGCCTGAGGAAGATAAACAACAATTAGAAGATATTGAAGAAGAACAGTCCCACCCTGAAAGAGAAGGGAACAATGAAAAAAGGTGA
- a CDS encoding YlaI family protein → MQVKCVICDTIETLEDHSPEAKRLRNRRVHMYLCETCYERIGYKTIQRHSTGNFHLYRKKKQKRDLI, encoded by the coding sequence ATGCAGGTAAAATGCGTTATTTGTGATACAATAGAAACATTAGAAGATCATTCTCCTGAAGCAAAACGGCTAAGAAACCGCAGAGTTCATATGTATTTATGTGAAACATGTTACGAGCGAATTGGATATAAAACGATACAACGCCACTCAACAGGCAACTTTCACTTATATAGAAAGAAAAAACAAAAAAGGGATTTGATTTAA
- a CDS encoding YlaH-like family protein, translating to MDATNVSPIFDFVLNHYPNYLFWIFYVLNLIFGAIAFKLGFARKLPLLKTIFVYVMLAVGTYIITIFSIFQMPITESLIIISLVLAIYRFRLHRQRKRNNSYEKTPE from the coding sequence ATGGATGCCACCAATGTTAGTCCTATTTTCGATTTTGTATTAAATCATTATCCCAATTATTTGTTTTGGATTTTTTATGTACTTAATTTGATTTTTGGAGCTATTGCTTTTAAGTTAGGATTTGCAAGAAAACTACCACTTTTAAAAACGATTTTTGTATATGTTATGCTTGCAGTTGGTACATACATTATTACCATATTTAGCATCTTCCAAATGCCAATCACAGAAAGTCTCATAATTATTTCACTCGTGCTTGCGATTTACCGATTCAGATTGCATAGGCAAAGAAAAAGGAATAACAGCTATGAAAAAACGCCTGAATAA
- a CDS encoding DUF5325 family protein — MKNINFPMLLLAILVISLFAAVGVAIALRNIWLIFLFIIAGSLVMGYGISLKRKKSDSV, encoded by the coding sequence ATGAAAAACATTAACTTTCCCATGTTATTATTAGCTATACTTGTCATTTCTTTATTTGCTGCTGTAGGAGTTGCTATCGCCCTGCGCAATATTTGGCTAATATTCCTTTTTATCATCGCTGGATCCCTGGTCATGGGATATGGTATATCATTGAAACGAAAAAAAAGTGACTCCGTTTAA
- a CDS encoding inositol monophosphatase family protein, with protein MNKTFRDSLFDQAKAWVLEAGATIRNKINDPLDIGTKSDANDLVTSMDKETESFFIKNIRASYPEHLILSEEGYGDHLTTLNGTVWIIDPIDGTMNFVHQKRNFAISIGIYHDGIGEIGIIYDVMADILFYAKRNEGAYKNNVRLAPLNPNLKFEEAIFGLNHFWLCENRLVDERRMQDFVKTIRGSRTYGSAALELAYVAEGIMDGYLSMNLAPWDVAAGIVIVGEVGGITSDIDGVPVNMLDKSSILTCNPTIQKRIIADYLQTGKK; from the coding sequence ATGAATAAAACGTTTCGTGATAGCCTTTTTGATCAGGCTAAAGCATGGGTGCTAGAAGCAGGAGCTACTATTCGAAATAAGATAAATGACCCTTTAGATATCGGTACAAAATCAGATGCGAACGATCTTGTAACATCAATGGATAAAGAAACAGAGTCTTTTTTTATAAAAAATATAAGAGCCTCGTACCCTGAACATTTAATTTTAAGTGAGGAGGGATATGGTGATCATTTAACAACATTAAATGGAACAGTATGGATAATTGATCCAATTGATGGCACAATGAATTTCGTACATCAGAAAAGAAACTTTGCTATATCTATAGGTATATATCATGATGGTATTGGTGAAATAGGGATCATATATGATGTAATGGCAGACATCCTGTTTTACGCGAAAAGAAATGAAGGGGCATATAAAAATAATGTGAGATTAGCTCCTTTAAATCCGAATTTAAAATTTGAGGAAGCCATATTTGGCTTAAATCATTTTTGGTTATGTGAAAACCGTTTGGTTGATGAGCGACGGATGCAAGATTTTGTGAAAACAATTCGAGGATCCAGAACGTATGGTTCCGCAGCACTGGAATTAGCGTATGTAGCGGAAGGAATAATGGACGGTTACTTATCTATGAATCTTGCCCCTTGGGATGTAGCAGCGGGTATTGTTATTGTAGGTGAAGTAGGCGGCATTACTTCGGATATAGATGGAGTACCAGTGAATATGCTAGATAAGAGCTCCATTCTGACTTGCAACCCAACCATTCAGAAGAGGATCATAGCCGATTATTTACAAACAGGAAAAAAGTGA
- a CDS encoding YktB family protein, with protein MSFEGFTKHDFNSFLIHDLDGRMEAIQTRIQPKFQEIGSYLADYLSAELGNEMYLHIAKHARRTVNPPNDTWLAIADNKRGYKKHPHFQVGLFDDHVFIWLAFIYELDHKPAIAQSFIDDFENIKRLPNNYVISLDHMKKDAIKLKDLQLKDVERFRDVKKAEFLIGQHLPVDDPRLTNGDTFLETAKETYHKLLPFYKKAMAAK; from the coding sequence ATGTCATTTGAAGGTTTTACGAAGCATGATTTTAACTCATTTTTAATACATGATTTGGACGGGCGAATGGAAGCAATTCAAACACGTATCCAACCAAAATTTCAGGAAATAGGAAGTTACCTTGCTGATTATTTATCTGCTGAACTAGGCAATGAAATGTATTTACATATTGCAAAACATGCGAGAAGAACCGTTAACCCACCAAACGATACATGGTTGGCAATTGCCGATAATAAACGAGGGTATAAAAAGCATCCGCATTTTCAGGTTGGTTTATTTGATGATCATGTTTTCATTTGGCTGGCTTTCATTTATGAACTAGACCATAAACCCGCAATAGCTCAAAGCTTTATAGACGATTTTGAAAATATAAAACGACTTCCTAATAATTATGTCATTTCGCTGGATCATATGAAAAAAGATGCCATAAAACTGAAAGACCTGCAATTAAAGGATGTGGAGCGGTTTCGTGACGTGAAAAAAGCAGAGTTTCTCATAGGCCAGCATTTACCTGTTGATGATCCTCGCCTAACAAATGGTGATACATTTTTAGAGACGGCTAAAGAGACATACCATAAATTATTGCCTTTTTACAAAAAAGCAATGGCAGCTAAATAA
- a CDS encoding UPF0223 family protein, with translation MNYHYPIDESWGKKEIVAVVQFFSLIEQAYEQQVKRDELLAGYNKFKQVVPSKSEEKTLFKEFETASGYTSYRVVKKAKESKANSISMK, from the coding sequence ATGAATTATCATTATCCCATTGATGAAAGTTGGGGGAAAAAGGAAATAGTTGCTGTCGTTCAGTTTTTCAGTTTAATTGAACAGGCATATGAGCAGCAAGTGAAGCGTGATGAATTACTTGCCGGATATAATAAATTTAAGCAAGTTGTGCCATCAAAAAGTGAAGAAAAAACCTTATTTAAGGAGTTTGAAACAGCTTCAGGCTATACAAGCTATCGTGTAGTTAAAAAGGCAAAAGAATCAAAAGCGAATTCCATTTCAATGAAATGA
- a CDS encoding GapA-binding peptide SR1P: MGTIICQDCHKVIESYDEEKVTTLYGTCPTCNEK, translated from the coding sequence ATGGGAACGATAATTTGTCAGGATTGTCATAAAGTAATTGAGTCATATGATGAAGAAAAAGTAACTACCCTATATGGAACATGTCCTACTTGTAATGAAAAATAA
- a CDS encoding polysaccharide deacetylase family protein: MKKRLIYMVIALLFVLSACGGNDETASGDTDSSNEQENENREEQTEDNNQENKEEDTEEQEEADEKEEIAAESEEPEYKISEDWSVVPIDDANEEVVLVTIDDAPDEHALEMAETLDEMDADAIFFVNGHFLETTEEEEMLNEIHDMGFAIGNHTYSHATLPELSEEEQKEEIVSLNDRVEEIIGERPSFFRAPHGANTDYSTQVVEDEGMTVMNWSYGYDWDEQYMDKDALADIMVNTEFLGNGSNLLMHDREWTAAALSDIVNGLRDKGFEPVDPDLIQKQSE, from the coding sequence ATGAAAAAAAGGCTAATTTACATGGTCATTGCACTATTATTCGTTTTGTCTGCATGTGGCGGAAATGATGAAACTGCTTCTGGGGATACAGATTCATCTAACGAGCAGGAAAATGAAAATAGGGAAGAACAGACAGAGGATAATAATCAGGAAAATAAGGAAGAAGATACAGAAGAACAAGAAGAGGCTGATGAAAAGGAGGAAATTGCTGCCGAATCGGAAGAGCCTGAATATAAAATTTCTGAGGATTGGTCTGTTGTGCCGATAGATGATGCAAATGAAGAAGTTGTGCTTGTAACGATAGATGATGCACCGGATGAACACGCATTAGAAATGGCTGAAACATTAGACGAAATGGACGCAGATGCAATCTTTTTCGTGAATGGGCATTTTTTGGAGACAACGGAAGAGGAAGAGATGCTCAACGAAATTCATGACATGGGATTTGCAATTGGGAATCATACATATAGTCATGCTACGTTACCTGAGTTATCGGAAGAAGAACAAAAAGAGGAAATTGTAAGTTTAAATGATCGCGTAGAGGAAATCATTGGTGAGCGCCCATCCTTTTTCCGAGCTCCACATGGTGCGAATACAGATTACTCTACACAGGTAGTTGAAGATGAAGGTATGACAGTAATGAATTGGTCTTATGGCTATGATTGGGATGAACAATATATGGATAAAGATGCACTTGCAGATATTATGGTTAATACCGAATTTTTAGGCAATGGTTCGAATTTATTAATGCATGACCGGGAATGGACAGCAGCAGCTTTAAGTGATATTGTTAATGGATTACGTGATAAAGGATTTGAACCGGTTGATCCGGATTTAATACAAAAGCAGTCAGAGTAA